In the Larus michahellis chromosome 6, bLarMic1.1, whole genome shotgun sequence genome, one interval contains:
- the LOC141744980 gene encoding D(1) dopamine receptor-like: protein MGSAVAGGGPRALRALTGCLLGALVLSTLVGNALVCLAVLRFRHLRAKVTNWFVLSLAVSDLCVALLVMPWKAVTEVAGGSWLFGSRFCDTWVAFDIMCSTASILHLCIISLDRYWAIASPFRYERRMTQRLACTMIAVAWALSILISFVPVQLHWHKAKDVRYPSSWLPGTPRCDVSLNRTYAITSSLISFYIPVAIMIITYTRIYRIAQAQIRRISTLERAGGQWPAHGKEPTSSLRSSLRKETKVLQTLSIIMGVFVCCWLPFFLLNCLLPFCQESDHEGQSPCIGQTTFNIFVWFGWANSSVNPVIYAFNADFRRAFSNLLGCRCFCCGTPRSTVERVNFSNELVSYHHDTTCQKEGAASSSVPPPAITAWVQPVPHAISLQGEDSSEEMSMEKRPVASQTQASPGISPKSRQVPAILQFDCEAELSLETITPCTGLGRCEGPHHPIPEG, encoded by the coding sequence ATGGGGAGcgcggtggcggggggcggcccgCGGGCCCTGCGGGCCCTCACCGGGTGCCTGCTGGGCGCCCTGGTGCTGAGCACGCTGGTGGGCAACGCGCTGGTGTGCCTGGCCGTCCTGCGCTTCCGACACCTGCGCGCCAAGGTCACCAACTGGTTCGTGCTGTCGCTGGCCGTCTCGGACCTCTGCGTGGCCCTCCTGGTGATGCCCTGGAAAGCGGTCACTGAGGTGGCCGGTGgctcctggctctttggcagccgcttttGTGACACCTGGGTGGCCTTCGACATCATGTGCTCCACTGCTTCCATCCTCCACCTCTGCATCATCAGCCTGGACCGGTACTGGGCCATCGCCAGCCCCTTTCGCTACGAGCGCAGGATGACACAACGCCTTGCCTGCACCATGATAGCTGTGGCCTGGGCCCTCTCCATCCTCATCTCCTTTGTCCCAGTGCAGCTACACTGGCACAAAGCCAAGGATGTGAGATATCCAAGCTCCTGGCTGCCTGGGACACCCCGCTGTGATGTCAGCCTGAACCGCACCTACGCCATCACCTCCTCCCTTATCAGCTTCTACATCCCTGTGGCCATCATGATCATCACCTATACCAGGATCTACCGAATTGCCCAGGCCCAGATCCGCCGCATCTCCACCCTTGAGCGAGCAGGGGGGCAGTGGCCAGCTCATGGCAAGGAGCCCACCTCCTCTTTGCGGAGTTCCCTGCGCAAGGAGACCAAGGTGCTGCAGACCCTCTCTATCATAATGGGAGTCTTCGTTTGCTGCTGGCTGCCCTTCTTCCTGCTCAACTGCCTGCTGCCTTTCTGCCAGGAGAGTGACCATGAAGGACAGTCACCCTGCATTGGCCAAACCACCTTCAACATCTTTGTGTGGTTTGGCTGGGCCAACTCTTCGGTGAATCCAGTGATCTACGCTTTCAACGCAGACTTCAGGcgggctttcagcaacctgctGGGCTGCCGGTGCTTCTGCTGTGGCACACCCAGATCCACTGTGGAGAGGGTCAACTTCAGCAATGAGCTGGTTTCCTATCACCATGACACCACCTGCCAGAAGGAAGGAGCTGCCTCATCGTCAGTGCCCCCCCCTGCCATCACTGCCTGGGTGCAGCCCGTACCCCATGCCATAAGCCTTCAGGGCGAGGACAGCAGTGAGGAGATGTCTATGGAGAAGAGGCCTGTGGCTTCTCAGACACAGGCTTCCCCCGGCATCAGCCCCAAGAGTCGTCAGGTACCAGCCATTTTGCAATTTGATTGCGAGGCAGAGCTCTCCCTGGAAACTATTACCCCCTGTACGGGGCTTGGTCGGTGCGAGGGACCCCATCACCCCATTCCAGAGGGATAA
- the FGFBP3 gene encoding fibroblast growth factor-binding protein 3, with amino-acid sequence MRLPLALLALAALGAAAGRAGREAEEEAAAGRFSTPERHRCSWEVRWAAGASELRVSCRPPAGGGAARSCAYRGEPRRCPAYGGRSRQFWRQILGRLRRRRHPCARGGPLTARLCAAGRAPPEAQLRLLPAPGPSPTAAPSARPSARPYCAQRWHSLCSFFVGFWEG; translated from the coding sequence ATGCGgctgcccctggccctgctggccctggccGCCCTGGGGGCGGCGGCCGGCAGGGCGGGccgggaggcggaggaggaggcggcggcggggcggttCTCCACGCCGGAGCGGCACCGGTGCAGCTGGGAGGTGCGCTGGGCGGCGGGGGCCAGCGAGCTGCGGGTGAGCTGCCggccgccggcgggcggcggggcggcgcggagctGCGCCTACCGCGGGGAGCCGCGGCGCTGCCCGGCCTACGGCGGCCGCAGCCGGCAGTTCTGGCGGCAGATCCTAGgccggctgcggcggcggcggcaccccTGCGCCCGGGGCGGCCCGCTCACCGCTCGCCTCTGCGCGGCGGGCCGGGCGCCGCCCGAGGCGCAGCTCCGCCTGCTGCCCGCCCCCGGGCCCTCCCCGACCGCCGCCCCCAGCGCCCGGCCCAGCGCCCGGCCCTACTGCGCCCAGCGGTGGCACTCGCTCTGCAGCTTCTTCGTCGGGTTCTGGGAGGGATGA